The stretch of DNA ttttactttttttgccTAAGGAAAAAAGACGCAATGGgggaaataagaaaattcagaccGAACTTGTTCTCGGATGGGAAGGATTTTTTAGCTGCTTTGATGTGGAATGACTAAAAGAGTGGACAAATTCTTTGGGTGCGGATGGATGTTGTGGTTTTTGTCCTACGACTAGACAGTGTTTAAAAGAAGTGGCGCTCGAGCTGCCCTTTATGTATCCCACCAGACTCTGGTGGGTATACGATGATGGAATCTGGAAGCAACAGTTGTTGAGCATTTCGCGTGTTGCGCATGACTTTCATCTCGCTCCGGCTGTTGCACGCAGTTCTTGTACAAACCACCTTGTCTCCATAGTCGTAGCTAAACAGCCCCCCAGCACACCCACTTCAGTAACCTCTCAACACTATGTAATGTGCCCTCACTTCTTCAGCACTAAcgttaaagatatttttgggaATGAATATGCgatttaaattctttccaataagcttttgtttaaaaaaaattgtttatttaaaaattctttttaaaattttaagttgaaGTATAACGAAGAGTTTGTTCTATTTTTAACcttgaatttaaatataatttattttataattgatTTACTAGCAATAGGTATTTAATTGCAACTTGAGAAAACAAATTgataattatttcttcatatttttatcaatcctcaattactttaataaacacttgaataattaattaataccTACAGAATGTAAAAACAgctaagaaaatttatattttgcgCCTTGAAATTCTATTATTGAGAATCTACGCACTAACGTCACAAGGaagttttattggaaatttaattaaatctccaGTTATTGTCTCAAATTTCAAATTGTCAATCTACCAGCTTCTCAAGACACAATACCGGAGACATTTATTGCTTCCTACACAACATTcaatgaaagattttcaattggaAAGAAGGTATCTAGCAGAAGTTAAATTCAATGAGAAGGCATCAGtaggaagaaatttattaattatctcaAGAAGTGTGAGGAGCAACTGATTGGATTTCTTGGCAGgactgaaaatttattatttttctctattaattTTCTGCCACTGACAACATCATTTGGTACCATCCAAGTGTAAAATTTACGATATGCTTGCAATGCGTCGTATTAAGGGGcgaaaaatcgaaaaataatccaaatcGAAAGTCAATTTACAGTGGATGGGTTTCTTCAGACACGCGCTCCACTCACACCATTTTGGGTGTTACTTCGTTATAAATATGTTCGATAAAGTACGTACACATATATGCTTGAGAAATGAAGATATATATTCATAATGAATTAATAACGTTCAGGATTCTTTCTTCACACCAAACCGAGAAAGCGGGAGTCTTGAATttcgaaaatttattgaaatagaattatatttttagtaaaaactTTCAGACattattacataaaaatattctctattTAATTGAGTAAAAGACTGGAATATACAAAGTTTTACCATCCCATTGGTTaacatttgaatttcttcttaagtTCAATCGTCTTAATTTTCCCTGATACAGTTTTAGGGAAATCGTCAACCAAACGAACATAACGAGGAATTTTAAGTGATGGAATTTTCCCtttgcaaaattcataaatatctTCAGAAGAGAGAGAATGATGTCCTTCACGAAGACGAATAAAAGCACACAGCTCTTCACCCCAGTGCTCATCTGGAACTCCTACAACGTAAACTTCTTCAATTGCCGGAAACGTTCCTAGAagactttcaatttcttttgggaaaattttttctgatCCTTTTGTGATTATATCACTGATCCTTCCAATAATCTTCCCGTATCCATTTGGTTCGAGAATGAAGTAATCACCTGTCTTTAGCCATCCATCAGatccaagaatttttcttgtttgctCTTCATCACCCCAATAGCCCTTCATGGTAAGGGGTCCACGAATGCAGAGCTCTCCAGGTGTTCCAAATGGAACTAACTTTCCATAATTGTCAATCACTTTTGCTTCTAAATGACTATAGAGATATCCAACCGTGTCTATAATATTCTCTTCTTTGTCATCAGGAAGAGATGCGAAACTTATTCCACTCTCTGTCATACCCATAGCgatctaaaaagaaaacaattataTATGATTAgatagaaaatcataaataaataaatgaaggTATACAAAAGGcacctttaatttttttaatcccaactccttctttattttgtaaaatgctTCAGGTGAACAATTCGCTCCGGCTGTTATTCCAATCAAATTACTAAAGTCAAATTTAAGTTTCTTCTGTGTATACATAAGTCCCATAAACAAATTAGGCACCCCAAAAATTATTgtgcatttttctttgtaaattgcaTTGAAGGTTTTCTCAGAATCAAATATATAATTAGGAACTATGACAGTTGCATCATTACAAAAAGCTCCCATTGTTGTCACTAGTGCgtaaaaatggcaaaaaggtAAAGGCATGCATACTCTGCTTTTACTAATTTCGACTATTTTCGTAGGAAGAGCATTGTTAATCATACAATTGTGACTTAATAGTACAGCTTTTGGGCTTCCTGTAAAGCCTGAAGTAAATAGAATGATGCATCCACTTTCCGGACTAATATTATCCTGTTGATCTTCAATGctatttatttgttgaattgTTGGCAAAAACATGACATCGCTAAGTGGAAAAGTTCCTCtacaatttatgcaaaattttacataaaataaattattagaatattgtaaatatgattttaaaaatgaaagctATAACTTACGGATAGTCTTTCTCTGAATCAATGATTATGGTTGAAAGAAAAGGTAATCTTTTGCTTTGAACCTTCTTTGAATTGCATGAACTTAATTCAGGAAGAATTTCCAGGAGTTGGTCATAATAAATCTTGGAGCCGAATTTCTCCGAAGCAACCAGAGCTTTTGCAGAAACTTTATTCAAGCAGTCCTGAATCTCTTGTGGAGTGTAGGTTGGATTGAGAGACACGGAAATAAGACCAGCTCTGGCAGCAGCAAACATCGTGATGGGCCATGCTGATACATTCGGCATTAAAATGCCCACACGGTCACCTTTATCCAATCCCAGGCATTGGAATCCTGCTGCCAGACGATCAGCTTCACTCAGGAGTTGTTCGTAtgtaaatcttttattttcttcaacaaacACAAAAGCTACCCTCTCGGCATTGGCTTGAGCAGAAAGCTTCAGCTGTTGTCCAATTGTTCTGTAAACCAAAGGGTTCTTTCCAACACTATGAAAATAACTAAGCCCACtgttttctccattttccagaacacttttaattttctttacccCCATTTTGACACGACTGAATCAAGGAAATTTCTTCAGAGCTTATATATACTCTAAaagcttattaaaaaaataattttattggtcATACACAAGTGTTGCACGTGCATCGGTTACGTACAATTGTTACCGGAGTTGGTATTCCTCAACAGGAaattcatatacatatatgtgttATACTGTGATTAATCAGTCTTATTCGGAGTGtgtatataaaagtttttaatattaGTTAACAGTTAGCAGTTAATAAGTTTAGAACtcaaaattaaagttttatgcTCTTTATGTTGAAAATGGGTAGTACGTTATCTCATTTCCTTTTTATCCCACAATTTGTTTATTGAAGATTTCAGTTAAGAATGACAATTGATTCTATCATTTATGTAGAATACCAACTAACAGAATAATGTATTTTGGCTAAAtggccttttttattttacgatATTTCAGTAATTTCttgcatttaaattttgcaagaatatATAATGAGTAACAAAGAATATACTATTTATGAACTATCAAAAACACATCTTGTTAAATTTGATAAGatctcttaaatttttaggagAATATGTAGAAGAAACATTATCTAATAAAGAAACAAATGGGgtgctataaaaaaatatcccattaacatcttattttattcatgtTTTTAGTTACTAATCACATACTACATTGAGTCTAAGCAGTTAAAAACCTTATAATGAAAAAGTCTGctgttaattttcttacaaaaagtATCTGTCTTATTTTTCAGTTATACTTTTAACGACTATGAATTCCattatattaaaagttttcttaagctcAACTGTTTTTACTTTCCCGGACAAGGTTTTAGGATAATCTTCAACCAAACGAACGTAACGAGGAATTTTAAGAGatgaaattttccctttacaaaattcataaatatcaTAAGAAGAGAGCGAATCATGTCCTTCGCGAAGACGAATGAAGGCACACAGTTCTTCACCCCAGTACTTATCTGGAACTCCTACAACGTAAACTTCTTCAATTGCCGGAAACGTTCCTAGAagactttcaatttcttttgggaaaatcttttctgtTCCTTTTGTGATAATGTCGCTGATCCTTCCAATGATCTTCCCGTAGCCATTTGGTTCGAGAATGAAGTAATCGCCTGTCTTTAGCCATCCATCAGatccaagaatttttcttgtttgctGTTCATCACCCCAATAGCCCATCATTGTGGAATATCCTCTAATACAGAGTTCTCCTGGTGTACCAAATGGAACTAGCTTTCCTTTGTTGTCAATTACTTTTGCTTCCAGATGATCTAGAAGACATCCAACTGTCTCAAACTTGTCTTCATATTTGTCCTTAGGGTGAAATGCAAAACTGATTCCATACTCAGTCATCCCTAAGTGGACCTTTaaccaaaaataattaaaaataaaatatcagaaaacTAGGATTAGTATAGTAAAAACTTTACCATTAATGTCCTCAATCCTAATTCTTCCTTCATTTGTATCAACAGTTCTTGCGAGCATTGTGTTCCAGCGGTTATACCAATTAGGTTCTTAATATctaattttagttttctttgttTGGATATTAGGTCGATAAACAATTTAGgcattgcaaaaattattctgcAGTTCTCTTTCCGGATTGCATGAAGCGTTTTTTCTggatcataaataaaatttggaaTTACGACAGTTGCGTTGTTACAAAGACATCCCATTATTGACAGTAATGCGTAAATGTGGCAGAATGGCAATGGTATGCATGTTGTTGtgctattaattttaattttccgcATATGAGACGGGATATTTATCAAAGTGAGGTGTTTGTGTAGAACAGCTTTTGGTGATCCAGTAAAACCTGATGTCATCTGAATGTTACACCCAATATCTGGACTGATGTCTATCTGTTGTTCTTCAATGctatttatttgttgaattgTTGGCAAAGACATGGCATCGCTAAGTCGAAGAGTTCCTCtacaatttatgcaaaattttacataagttcagttctataaaaaaaattctaaatatgaAAGCTATAAACTTACGGATAGTCTTTCTCTGAATCAATGATGATGGTTGAAAGAAAAGGTAATCTTTTACTTTGAACCTTCTTTGAATTGCATGAACTCAATTCAGGAAGAATTTCTAGGAGTTGGTCATAATAAATCTTGGAGCCGAATTTCTCCGAAGCAACCAGAGCTTTTGCAGAAACTTTATTCAAGCAGTCCTGAATCTCTTGTGGAGTGTAGGTTGGATTGAGAGACACGGAAATAAGACCAGCTCTGGCAGCAGCAAACATCGTGATGGGCCATGCTGATACATTCGGCATTAAAATGCCCACACGGTCACCTTTATCCAATCCCAGGCATTGGAATCCTGCTGCCAGACGATCAGCTTCACTCAGGAGTTGTTCGTAtgtaaatcttttattttcttcaacaaacACAAAAGCTTCCCTCTTGGCATTGGCTTGAGCAGAAAGCTTCAACTGTTGCCCAATTGTTCTGTAAACCAGAGGATTCTTTCCAACACTATGAAAATAGCTAAGCCCACagttttctccattttcctgaatatttttagttttctttactCCCATTTTGACACGACTGCggcaatgaaatttatttcaagctTATATAATGTACTCCTAActactaaatttaattcaatttatattattcaTGCAAGGAAAACATGCaagttttttattagttttttagATTGGCTTTGTGACATTAAAttgtttgtatatttttttcatattgttaaaatgacaaaatttgtttatataATCTTGATTGCTTCTTAAACCTATAAAAGTGttcaaaagcaataaaattagtaggtatttaaattaaattttgatattacGTACTGACTTAGGGAATACGTTAAGTTACATTATAAGGTCATAGAGACTTAAAGAGAcataaacttaattttaaaattaataaaatttcggCGTCTTAGTCAGGCATTAAAACTAAGTTTTTATTGCAACCAGGAAATACGAGTTGACTATTCCTGAATTTTTTGCTTATCAACAGATACTTTGATATTGAAgatgtttttattaaaattagtaTAATAATTCTTAAAAGTTTACTAGACATTTCATTAAATGCTAAGTatcgaaataaaatatttagggaTGATTAGAGGAGAGttagttaattttaaactaatttatttgtgaaaagtCCTTTTATTGTggtgtaaaagaaaagtttcattaACATAGTGTACCACGAATATATCATGGAAAagttttaagcaaaattttattccagATATAACTTTTGGCTTTCTGTGTattataaaagtaattttttttgaagaagaagagttattaaaaattacatctaaaattcataaattataaattcccTCTTGATTATAGTCTCCTCTTATTTCCCTAAATTTATTAAGAGCAAGAAATTCTAGGTAATAAAGCAACAACAAAACGTAATTTATTAtgccatcaatttttttttaaatatcttttcaaGCTATATAAGCACTTTCAGAAGACTCAGATTTAGCATTTGTGACAAAATGggagtgaagaaaaataaaagtgttCAAGAAAATAGTGATAGTGGACTCAGTTATGTGCATAGTGTTGGAAAGAACCCTTTGGTTTACAGAACAATTGGACAACAGCTGAAGCTTTCTGCTCAAGCCAATGCCCAGAGGGAAGCTTTTGTgtttgttgaagaaaataaaagatttacaTACGAACAACTCCTGAGTGAAGCTGATCGTCTGGCAGCAGGATTCCAATGCCTGGGATTGGATAAAGGTGACCGTGTGGGCATTTTAATGCCGAATGTATCAGCATGGCCCATCACGATGTTTGCTGCTGCCAGAGCTGGTCTTATTTCCGTGTCTCTCAATCCAACCTACACTCCACAAGAGATTCAGGACTGCTTGAATAAAGTTTCTGCAAAAGCTCTGGTTGCTTCGGAGAAATTCGGCTCCAAGATTTATTATGACCAACTCCTGGAAATTCTTCCTGAATTAAGTTCATGCAATTCAAAGAAGGTTCAAAGCAAAAGATTACCTTTTCTTTCAACCATAATCATTGATTCAGAGAAAGACTATCCGTAAGTTATAGCTttcatttttagattttttttatagaactgattttttgtaaaattttgaataaattttagaggaaCTGTTCGTCTTAGGGACGTTATGTCTTTGGCAACAattcatcaaataaataagataGAAAGTGAACAGGGAGACATTAGCCCCGATAGTGGATGTAACATTCAGATGACTTCAGGATTTACTGGACCACCAAAAGCTGTTCTACTAAGCCACAATTGCTTAGTTAATAATTGTCACAATGTGAGCGTATATGAAATAAGTAATACTAGGACCTGCATACCTCTACCATTCTGTCATCTGTACGCTGTATTAACTTTAGTGGGAGCTCTTTGTAACAACGCAACTGTCATAATTCCAAGTTTTATTTACGATCCAGAGAAAACGCTTCATGCgatttggaaagaaaaatgttcattaatttttggaatGCCCAAATTGTTCTTTGAATTAATATCTCAGCAAAAGAAGCTCAAATTGGACATCAACAACCTAATTGGAATAACAGCTGGGATGCATTGTTCACCTGAAGCTTTTTCTCATATAAAGAAAGAGTTgggattgaaaaaattaaaggtgtgtattaaattaattgatcactttattaacaattttttacaaaggtattttatgttcttttcttt from Lutzomyia longipalpis isolate SR_M1_2022 chromosome 1, ASM2433408v1 encodes:
- the LOC129789795 gene encoding medium-chain acyl-CoA ligase ACSF2, mitochondrial-like, producing MGVKKTKNIQENGENCGLSYFHSVGKNPLVYRTIGQQLKLSAQANAKREAFVFVEENKRFTYEQLLSEADRLAAGFQCLGLDKGDRVGILMPNVSAWPITMFAAARAGLISVSLNPTYTPQEIQDCLNKVSAKALVASEKFGSKIYYDQLLEILPELSSCNSKKVQNHLEAKVIDNKGKLVPFGTPGELCIRGYSTMMGYWGDEQQTRKILGSDGWLKTGDYFILEPNGYGKIIGRISDIITKGTEKIFPKEIESLLGTFPAIEEVYVVGVPDKTIGQQLKLSAQANAERVAFVFVEENKRFTYEQLLSEADRLAAGFQCLGLDKGDRVGILMPNVSAWPITMFAAARAGLISVSLNPTYTPQEIQDCLNKVSAKALVASEKFGSKIYYDQLLEILPELSSCNSKKVQSKRLPFLSTIIIDSEKDYPGTFPLSDVMFLPTIQQINSIEDQQDNISPESGCIILFTSGFTGSPKAVLLSHNCMINNALPTKIVEISKSRVCMPLPFCHFYALVTTMGAFCNDATVIVPNYIFDSEKTFNAIYKEKCTIIFGVPNLFMGLMYTQKKLKFDFSNLIGITAGANCSPEAFYKIKKELGLKKLKIAMGMTESGISFASLPDDKEENIIDTVGYLYSHLEAKVIDNYGKLVPFGTPGELCIRGPLTMKGYWGDEEQTRKILGSDGWLKTGDYFILEPNGYGKIIGRISDIITKGSEKIFPKEIESLLGTFPAIEEVYVVGVPDEHWGEELCAFIRLREGHHSLSSEDIYEFCKGKIPSLKIPRYVRLVDDFPKTVSGKIKTIELKKKFKC
- the LOC129789868 gene encoding medium-chain acyl-CoA ligase ACSF2, mitochondrial-like, with protein sequence MGVKKNKSVQENSDSGLSYVHSVGKNPLVYRTIGQQLKLSAQANAQREAFVFVEENKRFTYEQLLSEADRLAAGFQCLGLDKGDRVGILMPNVSAWPITMFAAARAGLISVSLNPTYTPQEIQDCLNKVSAKALVASEKFGSKIYYDQLLEILPELSSCNSKKVQSKRLPFLSTIIIDSEKDYPGTVRLRDVMSLATIHQINKIESEQGDISPDSGCNIQMTSGFTGPPKAVLLSHNCLVNNCHNVTMGISECAFIFASLPDDEDEKIIDTVGYVFSHLEAKVIDNEGKIIPFSTPGELCIRGYSTMMGYWGDEEQTRNILGSDGWLKTGDYFILEPNGYGKIIGRISDIITKGSEKIFPKEIESLLGTFPAIEEAYVVGVPDEHWGEELNGICEKLLRISSENPTVCISLNPMECRES